Proteins from a single region of Streptomyces spectabilis:
- a CDS encoding copper resistance CopC/CopD family protein, whose product MRTTAPRPGPDLAGLGRLLLVVAALVAAGLGAVLATAAPAGAHAALTDSDPKRGAVVAKAPEQVSLTFSEKVAMSDGSVRVLDPAGKRADTGKTTDLGSTTYGVKLKPGLPDGTFTVAYQVVSADSHPIAGAFTFSIGAPSDTKVALPDQEVGGGLVGKLYDTARYLAYAGFIVVVGGAAFVLGCWPRGAGVRPLQRLVVSGWLALTGATLATLLLRAPYTGSGKLADAFDLAKLGDVLQTKTGAALVSRLLLLAAAALFIAVLFGAYDKREDPKEKRDLAFGLAVGGGVVAIGIAATWALAEHASTGIQAGLAMPVDVLHLIAVAVWLGGVVALLLCLYRAPLIDASAVRRFSAVAFGSVIALAATGLYQSWRQVGSWTALVETDYGQLLLIKIGLVVVLVGIASVSRRWTGRIIAEAGGLAPEAAATAVVEQRTGTVGAKNSAAAKSATTKATTAKGATTKKKPVAVAHSSKTGVAASVDTDDRADDRADGGKAGAKTGAKDGGDDKRAAQLARQRAAVDAAREKRVRDADPHRSGLRRSVLAEVGVAVVLLAVTTALTSTEPGRTEEEAKNAVSSAPRTAGPVKIKIPFDTGGQDGKGTVRLELDPGRTGSNDLHVYATRPNGSAFDIPEVKIAFTLKAKDVGPLPVAPDRIATGHWSASGVQIPMAGDWKVAVTVRTSDIDQVTLDKNVQIG is encoded by the coding sequence ATGCGGACCACCGCTCCCCGCCCGGGTCCCGACCTCGCCGGACTCGGGCGTCTGTTGCTCGTCGTCGCGGCCCTGGTCGCCGCCGGGCTCGGCGCCGTCCTCGCCACCGCGGCGCCCGCCGGCGCGCACGCCGCGCTGACCGACAGCGATCCCAAGCGGGGGGCGGTGGTCGCCAAGGCACCCGAGCAGGTGTCCCTGACCTTCTCCGAGAAGGTCGCCATGTCCGACGGCTCGGTACGGGTCCTCGACCCCGCGGGCAAGCGCGCCGACACCGGCAAGACCACCGACCTCGGCTCCACCACGTACGGCGTGAAGCTGAAGCCCGGCCTGCCCGACGGCACCTTCACCGTCGCCTACCAGGTCGTCTCCGCCGACAGCCACCCCATCGCCGGGGCCTTCACCTTCTCCATCGGCGCGCCGTCCGACACCAAGGTCGCGCTGCCCGACCAGGAGGTCGGCGGCGGCCTCGTCGGCAAGCTCTACGACACGGCGCGCTACCTCGCGTACGCCGGGTTCATCGTCGTCGTCGGCGGTGCCGCCTTCGTCCTCGGCTGCTGGCCGCGCGGCGCCGGTGTCCGGCCGCTCCAGCGCCTGGTCGTCTCCGGCTGGCTCGCCCTGACCGGCGCCACTCTCGCGACGCTCCTGCTCCGCGCGCCCTACACCGGCTCCGGCAAGCTCGCCGACGCCTTCGACCTCGCGAAGCTGGGCGACGTCCTGCAGACCAAGACGGGCGCCGCGCTCGTCTCGCGGCTGCTGCTGCTCGCGGCCGCCGCGCTGTTCATCGCCGTCCTTTTCGGCGCGTACGACAAGCGCGAGGACCCCAAGGAGAAGCGGGACCTCGCCTTCGGTCTGGCCGTCGGCGGCGGTGTCGTCGCCATCGGCATCGCCGCGACCTGGGCGCTCGCCGAGCACGCCTCGACCGGTATCCAGGCCGGGCTCGCCATGCCCGTCGACGTGCTGCACCTGATCGCCGTCGCCGTCTGGCTCGGCGGGGTCGTGGCCCTGCTGCTGTGCCTGTACCGGGCGCCGCTGATCGACGCGAGTGCCGTACGCCGGTTCTCCGCGGTGGCCTTCGGCAGCGTCATCGCGCTCGCGGCGACGGGGCTCTACCAGTCGTGGCGGCAGGTCGGTTCCTGGACCGCGCTGGTGGAGACCGACTACGGGCAGCTGCTCCTGATCAAGATCGGGCTCGTCGTCGTCCTCGTCGGCATCGCCTCCGTGTCCCGGCGCTGGACCGGGCGCATCATCGCCGAGGCGGGCGGCCTGGCCCCGGAGGCGGCGGCGACGGCGGTCGTCGAACAGCGCACCGGGACCGTCGGCGCCAAGAACTCCGCAGCCGCGAAGAGCGCCACCACCAAGGCCACCACCGCCAAGGGCGCCACCACCAAGAAGAAGCCCGTCGCCGTCGCGCACAGCTCCAAGACCGGGGTGGCGGCATCGGTGGACACCGACGACAGGGCCGACGACAGGGCCGACGGCGGCAAGGCGGGCGCCAAGACCGGCGCCAAGGACGGTGGCGACGACAAGCGCGCCGCCCAGCTCGCCCGGCAGCGGGCCGCCGTGGACGCCGCCCGGGAGAAGCGCGTCCGCGACGCCGACCCGCACCGCTCCGGCCTGCGCCGCTCCGTGCTCGCCGAGGTCGGCGTGGCCGTCGTGCTGCTCGCCGTCACCACGGCCCTGACCAGCACCGAGCCGGGGCGCACCGAGGAGGAGGCCAAGAACGCCGTCTCGTCCGCGCCGCGGACCGCGGGGCCCGTCAAGATCAAGATCCCGTTCGACACCGGTGGCCAGGACGGCAAGGGCACCGTGCGCCTGGAACTCGACCCCGGCCGCACCGGCAGCAACGACCTGCACGTGTACGCGACCCGGCCCAACGGCAGCGCCTTCGACATCCCCGAGGTGAAGATCGCCTTCACGCTCAAGGCCAAGGACGTCGGGCCCCTGCCCGTGGCCCCCGACCGCATCGCCACCGGACACTGGAGCGCGAGCGGAGTGCAGATTCCCATGGCCGGCGACTGGAAGGTCGCGGTGACCGTCCGCACCTCCGACATCGACCAGGTCACCCTCGACAAGAACGTGCAGATCGGCTGA
- the efeB gene encoding iron uptake transporter deferrochelatase/peroxidase subunit, translating into MADHTISRRRLLGTAGATGLALGAAGGAAGYAVASSGSTGGSDTTGTPLTSLGADEVMFHGKHQPGITTPVQSRGHLVAFDLAPGSGRKEAAALLRRWSAVAERLMAGKPVEGQGQGRDTDIARDAGPSSLTVTFGFGHSFFGRTGLEKQRPSALDPLPEFSSDRLDKARGNGDLWVQIGANDSLVAFHALRALQKETGSAARLRWQMNGFNRSPGATARPMTTRNLMGQIDGTNNPKPSEDDFNKRIFVPDKAADADPAWMAGGSYAVVRRIRMLLDDWEGLSAKAQEGVIGRRKADGAPLTGGTETTEMELEKTTAGGDLVVPLNAHARISRPDQNGGAAMLRRPFSYHDGLTDKGEPDAGLLFICWQADPLRGFVPVQRKLDRGDALSKFIRHEASGVYAVPGGAEAGGYVGQALLEG; encoded by the coding sequence ATGGCGGACCACACCATTTCGCGACGGCGCCTGCTCGGTACGGCGGGCGCCACCGGCCTCGCACTCGGCGCGGCAGGCGGCGCGGCCGGATACGCGGTCGCGTCCTCGGGCTCGACCGGCGGCTCGGACACGACGGGCACGCCGCTGACGTCACTCGGGGCCGATGAGGTGATGTTTCACGGGAAACATCAGCCGGGGATCACCACGCCCGTGCAGTCCCGCGGCCATCTGGTCGCCTTCGACCTCGCCCCGGGCTCCGGGCGCAAGGAGGCGGCGGCCCTGCTGCGCCGCTGGTCGGCGGTGGCCGAGCGGTTGATGGCGGGCAAGCCGGTGGAGGGCCAGGGCCAGGGCCGGGACACCGACATCGCGCGCGACGCGGGGCCGTCCTCGCTGACCGTGACCTTCGGCTTCGGCCACAGCTTCTTCGGCCGCACCGGTCTGGAGAAGCAGCGCCCCTCCGCGCTCGACCCGCTGCCGGAGTTCTCCTCCGACCGGCTGGACAAGGCCCGCGGCAACGGCGACCTGTGGGTGCAGATCGGTGCCAACGACTCCCTGGTCGCCTTCCACGCGCTGCGCGCCCTCCAGAAGGAGACGGGCTCGGCGGCGAGGCTCCGCTGGCAGATGAACGGCTTCAACCGCTCGCCCGGCGCCACCGCCCGCCCCATGACGACGCGCAACCTCATGGGCCAGATCGACGGCACGAACAACCCGAAGCCGTCCGAGGACGACTTCAACAAGCGGATCTTCGTGCCCGACAAGGCCGCCGACGCCGACCCCGCCTGGATGGCGGGCGGCTCGTACGCCGTCGTACGCCGTATCCGGATGCTCCTGGACGACTGGGAGGGGCTCTCCGCCAAGGCCCAGGAGGGCGTCATCGGCCGCCGCAAGGCCGACGGGGCGCCGCTGACCGGTGGCACGGAGACCACCGAGATGGAGCTGGAGAAGACCACCGCGGGCGGCGACCTCGTGGTCCCGCTCAACGCGCACGCCCGCATCAGCCGCCCCGACCAGAACGGCGGCGCCGCGATGCTGCGCCGCCCGTTCTCGTACCACGACGGCCTCACCGACAAGGGCGAGCCGGACGCGGGTCTGCTCTTCATCTGCTGGCAGGCCGACCCGCTGCGCGGCTTCGTCCCGGTGCAGCGGAAGCTCGACCGGGGAGACGCCCTGTCGAAGTTCATCCGGCACGAGGCGAGCGGGGTGTACGCGGTGCCCGGCGGGGCGGAAGCCGGTGGGTATGTGGGGCAGGCGTTGCTGGAGGGGTGA
- the pheA gene encoding prephenate dehydratase — protein sequence MSATRYTYLGPEGTFTEAALRTLPEAAARELVPMVSVPAALDAVRASEAAAALVPIENSVEGGVTTTVDELAKGEPLMIYREVVLPIAFALLVRPGTALKDVKTVTGHPVAQPQVRNWLAAQLPDAVWESAASNADGARLVQEGRFDAAFAGEFAAVTYGLEPLVTEIHDAANAATRFVLVGRPARPAAPTGADKTSLVIWLGDDHPGALLELLQEFAVRGVNLMRIESRPTGRGIGNYCFSVDAEGHITDRRVGEALMGLKRICPKVRFLGSYPRAGVAPEDVRPPRPGTSDEEFTSASDWLARCQDGRF from the coding sequence ATGTCGGCGACGCGCTACACCTACCTCGGCCCTGAAGGCACCTTCACGGAGGCCGCCCTGCGCACCCTGCCGGAGGCGGCGGCCCGCGAGCTGGTGCCGATGGTCTCGGTTCCGGCCGCCCTCGACGCCGTGCGCGCGAGCGAGGCCGCGGCGGCGCTGGTGCCCATCGAGAACTCGGTGGAGGGCGGCGTCACGACCACCGTGGACGAGCTGGCCAAGGGCGAGCCGTTGATGATCTACCGCGAGGTCGTCCTGCCGATCGCCTTCGCGCTCCTGGTGCGTCCGGGCACCGCGCTCAAGGACGTCAAGACGGTGACCGGGCACCCGGTGGCCCAGCCGCAGGTGCGCAACTGGCTGGCCGCCCAGCTGCCGGACGCGGTGTGGGAGTCGGCGGCGTCGAACGCGGACGGCGCCCGCCTCGTGCAGGAGGGCCGGTTCGACGCGGCGTTCGCGGGCGAGTTCGCCGCGGTGACGTACGGGCTCGAACCGCTGGTCACCGAGATCCACGACGCGGCGAACGCGGCGACGCGGTTCGTCCTCGTGGGCCGCCCGGCCCGGCCCGCCGCGCCGACGGGCGCGGACAAGACGTCCCTGGTGATCTGGCTCGGCGACGACCACCCCGGCGCGCTTCTCGAACTGCTCCAGGAGTTCGCGGTGCGCGGCGTCAACCTGATGCGCATCGAGTCCCGTCCGACGGGGCGCGGCATCGGCAACTACTGCTTCTCCGTGGACGCCGAGGGGCACATCACGGACCGCCGTGTGGGCGAGGCGCTGATGGGCCTGAAGAGGATCTGCCCGAAGGTGCGCTTCCTCGGCTCGTATCCGCGCGCGGGCGTGGCCCCGGAGGACGTACGGCCGCCGCGCCCCGGGACGTCCGACGAGGAGTTCACGTCGGCGTCGGACTGGCTCGCGCGCTGCCAGGACGGCCGATTCTGA